The following is a genomic window from Leptospira bouyouniensis.
AAATCCATATTAATAGAAAACGATTGTTATGACAACTTAATTCTTTCTAACATTCGGTCATGATCAGTCAATGTGAGACTATTATACTTCCTGGCGAAAGTGTCGTAAAAAAAATCACTTCGCTGCACGTAAAATCGAATTAATTCTTTGTTAATTTTTTGTTTAGAAAAGATATGAAATGTTTCATCGACTGAGAAATAATGGTAACCATATATAGAGGCAATAACGTTAAAAGTTTCTTGATTATAGAATGTTATATGCTGGCCAGTTTCAAAAGAATAATACCACCAATTTTCATTGGGAACCTCATTTCCATATGATAAAGTCGTTGTTATAAAAAAATTCGGACTAAATTCTTTAAAAATTTTGTCTAACTCAAATTTTGGGTTTTCCAAATGTTCAAGAACTTCAAAACTTAATAATACCTCATAGTAACCGCTATTCTTCTCAAATCCTTTAGCTAACAAATTTTCAGTATATAAATCATTCCAATAGGCATCAAAACCAGCATCTCGAAGCAATCTTACCAACAATCCATAACCGCCTCCAAAATCTAAAATTTTAGATTTGAAAGGCTTAATAGATTTCGCTGCAAAAATCTTTAAGTATTTTTTAAATATCCTATATAAAAAAACTGGAAACAAATTTTTAAGATTAATTACTGAAAG
Proteins encoded in this region:
- a CDS encoding class I SAM-dependent methyltransferase; this encodes MNIAKIKCRLCGSDATLVKSDLLYLKKFNANLYQCNYCKMLQLDFVNWLDFAYSESISITDTGLVQRNIMLAKRVLVLLSVINLKNLFPVFLYRIFKKYLKIFAAKSIKPFKSKILDFGGGYGLLVRLLRDAGFDAYWNDLYTENLLAKGFEKNSGYYEVLLSFEVLEHLENPKFELDKIFKEFSPNFFITTTLSYGNEVPNENWWYYSFETGQHITFYNQETFNVIASIYGYHYFSVDETFHIFSKQKINKELIRFYVQRSDFFYDTFARKYNSLTLTDHDRMLERIKLS